From Prosthecobacter sp., the proteins below share one genomic window:
- a CDS encoding CvpA family protein encodes MPNPSEVLQTVQKVPSSMWATIGIVGFIAFAAGLAFSRGVVKQLLGAVTLAVSVGAAWYVFRHRVQIFGAAGINITTDRLLMLSVAAGLLTYFLCKMGTYFLAAFGLLKMLGGLDGWKGLIISFLPSGALLWIGSMVLRLVGSLYGMENAAEIVKKGGEVGSQAKSFWYSLSQRIDNSFLGGVAKRLDPYDIKPTANLARLLILWPEGSMWQQLAAQNPAAAQALNHPRIVELGYDPAVRKAIDNRDFAGLMQMRKVEETANHPDLQPVLGGLALEQAMDSVVYQRPQPVRLN; translated from the coding sequence ATGCCGAATCCCAGTGAAGTGCTCCAGACCGTCCAGAAGGTGCCCTCCAGCATGTGGGCCACCATCGGCATCGTGGGCTTCATTGCTTTCGCCGCCGGACTGGCCTTTTCACGTGGCGTGGTGAAGCAGTTGCTCGGCGCGGTGACACTGGCGGTTTCTGTGGGCGCGGCGTGGTATGTGTTCCGTCATCGGGTGCAGATTTTTGGCGCGGCAGGTATCAACATCACCACGGATCGCCTGCTGATGCTGTCCGTCGCGGCCGGCTTGCTGACCTACTTCCTCTGCAAAATGGGAACGTACTTTCTTGCCGCTTTCGGCCTGCTGAAAATGCTCGGTGGCCTGGATGGGTGGAAAGGGCTGATCATCAGCTTCCTTCCTTCGGGAGCGCTGTTGTGGATCGGCAGCATGGTGCTGCGGCTCGTCGGCAGCCTGTATGGCATGGAAAACGCCGCCGAGATCGTAAAGAAGGGCGGCGAGGTGGGAAGCCAGGCCAAATCCTTCTGGTACAGCCTCAGCCAGCGCATCGACAACAGCTTCCTCGGCGGTGTGGCGAAAAGGCTCGATCCCTACGACATCAAGCCCACCGCGAATCTCGCCCGTCTGCTGATCCTCTGGCCCGAGGGCAGCATGTGGCAGCAGCTTGCCGCGCAAAATCCCGCTGCCGCCCAGGCTCTCAATCATCCCCGCATCGTCGAACTCGGCTACGACCCGGCCGTGCGCAAGGCGATCGACAACCGGGACTTTGCCGGGCTGATGCAGATGAGAAAAGTCGAGGAGACTGCCAATCATCCCGATTTGCAGCCGGTGCTGGGCGGATTGGCGCTTGAACAAGCGATGGATTCCGTCGTTTATCAGCGCCCGCAGCCGGTGCGTTTGAATTGA
- the trpD gene encoding anthranilate phosphoribosyltransferase → MESLTTSLTQGTNLTEAQIAEAAACLVDPAVTAMTKADFLRALAHKGETPEEIAAFVNEFLKLAVDPGIDRAKLPGPMLDVVGTGGDKLHLFNVSSTAMFILAAGGVCVTKHGNRGITSKAGGADVLEALGIKIELPVEKVVHGIETIGLGFFFAPLYHPAFKAVAEARKLLAAEGQRSIFNVLGPLLNPGRPDYQLIGVFDPKLTRAFGEILLKLGRKGAWVVHGSAGAGQGMDELSTLDVNEVCQIAGGKLSEMKIDPKTLGFGKAALDELVGGDAAENAMILEGVLAGTIKGAKRDIAVLNAAAGFVITGMAADLAAGKALAEELLNRGAAHVKMREMQDLC, encoded by the coding sequence ATGGAATCACTGACCACCAGCCTGACCCAGGGAACAAATCTCACCGAGGCCCAGATCGCGGAGGCTGCGGCGTGCCTGGTCGATCCGGCGGTGACGGCGATGACGAAGGCGGACTTTTTGCGGGCGCTGGCGCATAAAGGCGAGACGCCGGAGGAGATCGCGGCCTTTGTGAATGAATTCCTCAAGCTGGCGGTCGATCCGGGGATTGATCGCGCCAAATTGCCGGGACCGATGCTGGATGTCGTCGGCACGGGTGGCGACAAACTGCATCTATTCAATGTGTCGAGCACAGCGATGTTCATTTTGGCCGCAGGCGGTGTGTGTGTGACGAAGCATGGCAATCGTGGCATCACCTCGAAGGCGGGCGGTGCGGATGTGCTGGAGGCGCTGGGCATCAAGATCGAACTGCCGGTGGAGAAAGTCGTGCATGGCATCGAGACCATCGGCCTCGGGTTCTTTTTTGCGCCGCTGTATCATCCGGCCTTCAAGGCGGTGGCGGAGGCGCGCAAGCTGCTCGCCGCCGAAGGCCAGCGCTCGATTTTCAACGTGCTGGGGCCGCTGCTGAATCCCGGCAGGCCGGACTACCAGCTCATCGGCGTGTTCGATCCGAAGCTGACGCGGGCTTTTGGCGAAATCCTGCTCAAGCTCGGACGCAAGGGAGCGTGGGTGGTGCATGGCAGCGCCGGGGCAGGGCAGGGGATGGATGAGCTTTCCACGCTGGACGTGAACGAAGTCTGCCAGATAGCGGGTGGCAAACTCAGCGAGATGAAGATCGACCCGAAAACGCTCGGCTTTGGCAAGGCAGCGCTGGATGAACTGGTGGGCGGCGATGCGGCGGAGAATGCGATGATTCTTGAAGGCGTGCTGGCAGGCACGATCAAGGGGGCGAAGCGCGACATCGCCGTGCTGAACGCGGCGGCGGGTTTCGTGATCACCGGCATGGCGGCGGATCTGGCTGCGGGCAAGGCTTTGGCGGAGGAACTCCTCAATCGCGGAGCCGCGCATGTGAAGATGCGGGAAATGCAGGATCTGTGCTGA
- a CDS encoding Hsp70 family protein has protein sequence MNPNSPILGIDLGTTNSLVGVVDSGFPILLADENGSRSTPSAVCIAEDGTITVGAVALRQRALHPTRTITSVKRLIGRRPGEGGWVPPYVLSDLQTTPVEVSAEILKHLKAVAERALEQSVSQAVITVPAYFNDAQRNATKRAGELAGLEVVRILSEPTAAALAYGLDKLGEHQKVAVYDLGGGTFDISVLEMRDGAFQVLSTAGDTQLGGDDLDRMLAGFIAEKLNLSAKDIRVLEAAESVKKRLSVDEAASFDGLDITRAELEKIARPWIECTRLHCLRALSDANLKAEQLDEIILVGGSTRMPLVREYVRELFGREPNTSQNPDEAIALGATIQAGILSGSLRQVLLLDVTPLSLGIETFGGLMNIIIPRNTTIPAKAGEMFTNAVANQDSMLIRILQGERELAKDNWELGRIEVPFPPGPKGSARVGVQFSLDADGILNVLARDTATNQDTTLEISGTAIDVEDERVEQMIAESVDLAFEDMNERIWTEAKLKAEELLPAVDAALAQLGESVEVRACAAEVRRLLDLPEHDARALKAANQQLDDATQSLAVMLIERAMEESLARRGLV, from the coding sequence TTGAATCCAAATTCCCCCATCCTCGGCATCGACCTCGGCACCACGAACTCCCTCGTCGGCGTCGTGGACAGCGGTTTTCCCATTCTGCTGGCCGATGAAAACGGCAGTCGCAGCACGCCAAGCGCCGTCTGCATCGCTGAAGACGGGACAATCACCGTCGGAGCCGTGGCTTTAAGACAACGGGCGCTGCATCCCACACGCACCATCACCTCGGTGAAGCGTCTCATCGGACGCCGTCCCGGAGAAGGCGGCTGGGTGCCGCCGTATGTCTTGAGCGATTTGCAAACCACGCCCGTCGAGGTTTCAGCGGAGATTTTGAAGCATCTCAAGGCCGTCGCCGAACGGGCGTTGGAGCAAAGCGTGTCACAGGCCGTCATCACGGTGCCTGCTTATTTCAACGATGCGCAGCGCAATGCCACGAAGCGTGCCGGTGAACTCGCCGGACTCGAAGTCGTGCGCATTTTGAGCGAGCCGACTGCCGCAGCGCTCGCCTACGGTCTCGACAAACTCGGCGAGCATCAAAAAGTGGCCGTCTATGACCTCGGCGGCGGCACCTTTGACATCTCCGTGCTCGAAATGCGCGATGGTGCCTTCCAAGTGCTCTCCACCGCCGGCGACACGCAACTCGGTGGCGATGATCTCGACCGCATGCTCGCCGGATTCATCGCTGAGAAGCTCAATTTGTCCGCCAAAGACATCCGCGTGCTCGAAGCGGCGGAATCCGTCAAAAAACGGCTTTCAGTCGATGAAGCAGCCTCGTTCGATGGTTTGGACATCACACGTGCCGAACTCGAAAAAATAGCCCGTCCCTGGATCGAGTGCACGCGCCTCCACTGCCTGCGTGCTTTGAGCGATGCGAACCTCAAAGCGGAGCAGCTTGATGAAATCATCCTTGTCGGCGGAAGTACGCGCATGCCGCTGGTGCGCGAATATGTGCGCGAACTCTTTGGACGTGAGCCGAACACCTCGCAGAATCCTGATGAGGCCATCGCGCTCGGTGCCACGATCCAGGCAGGCATCTTGAGTGGCAGCTTGCGTCAGGTGTTGCTTCTCGATGTCACGCCGCTCTCGCTCGGCATCGAAACCTTCGGCGGCTTGATGAACATCATCATCCCGCGCAACACGACGATTCCCGCCAAGGCGGGTGAGATGTTCACCAACGCCGTCGCCAATCAAGACAGCATGCTCATCCGCATCCTGCAGGGCGAGCGTGAACTGGCGAAGGACAACTGGGAGCTCGGCCGCATCGAGGTGCCGTTTCCGCCCGGCCCAAAAGGCAGCGCGCGCGTGGGTGTGCAGTTCAGTTTGGACGCGGATGGCATTTTGAATGTCCTCGCTCGCGATACCGCGACGAATCAGGACACCACGCTCGAAATCAGCGGCACCGCGATCGACGTGGAAGACGAACGCGTGGAGCAGATGATCGCCGAAAGCGTCGATTTAGCCTTCGAGGACATGAACGAACGCATCTGGACCGAGGCAAAACTCAAAGCTGAGGAACTGCTCCCCGCCGTCGATGCCGCGCTGGCCCAGCTCGGTGAGTCCGTCGAAGTCCGCGCCTGCGCCGCCGAAGTGCGCCGCCTGCTCGATTTGCCGGAACATGATGCGCGTGCGCTCAAAGCAGCAAATCAGCAGCTCGACGATGCCACGCAATCACTCGCCGTGATGCTGATCGAGCGTGCGATGGAGGAATCCTTGGCACGGCGCGGGCTGGTGTGA
- a CDS encoding protein kinase, with the protein MSEENPGPRSTAGMSRWTPPASEHMQAMLPQYDEWSLLGCGGMGAVYKARQVSLDRTVAIKVLPPQVAEDEAEFVERFKNEARTMAKLNHPAIVAVHDFGETSDGLLYIVMEFIDGTDVSKMIQAQRKLPVDHALAITAHVCDALAYAHEHGVIHRDIKPANILINMEGAVKVADFGLARMHDPSQTSGLTQGGMTMGTPDYVAPEALITGVMVDGRADLYAVGVMLYNMLTGEIPRGFFQLPSEKTNCDTRFDVIVRKAMEQDVVKRYQTSREIRRDLDQILTVPVAKAKTAAKAAGGMPPRQRQHVLPPPPPKSTPWGLIAAAVIVLGGVAFFVMKSGDSKSPSQEIARATPRPEMTKTAPEPKKPEAPKRTEPASMPVVVRTDPDAPKGSPLSELPVLSHAGHHYQVVGKETSQAAAQKHAESLGAHLLTITSQAEMDWLDQTLPPFLKQVPQWMATIGGRREGGVWKWITGEPFEYTRWDGALSAPDVEPEKKFALKLTAKNGTATLVWGNGHFDGNRAFILEWDSTPKTVPAPTPPTMPPVTESEAAKRLRELETSFRAALERDVLSKHREKLADLNGKYLAALDRSLATATAASALPEALALRDEKQRIETQGPLPTDDAPTLPAPLKTLRSTYRTSLKPIEIEQHNNRITLFLKYEEVLKALQTELTQSGKLDDAKLVSERMSDIARERTAGISEAKELLPGGGELMLKKSERFTSTEKFTPPVEFTIVAKTQKNDLRLAYSAKQLIFNWELRPDELRLDSDPGGGRHALGKGRIPEDTFVTIHWRVYPHMQSISVDGERRYLHFGDYTKVDQPLEIFPLNSIVTVKSVKTRVIDIKTLEERVSSVPEMRESLLNKTEWAGKLTIPAGVYRPIRRIDIGAPGKKDPKAQYDEQRCDVTSLPGMRIENVRFHMREGSWKVAGGHFRDVKITADLGGSFEARDSLFQDCAFSKEGAWYVAWFSSKWNFTNCVFSGSFMQNWKLGDVGVKLDGCTFHGVDLIPIGIKEDAGTEMTKDWLSIQNCRFINCRVPESFALATKNCVFEKCTFGEPEEKLPVKSPLNTVIYIQDCANTPKAGPGRSIEAKPATQLGGKAGAALPYVFTNERLDFQSPPP; encoded by the coding sequence ATGAGCGAGGAAAATCCCGGCCCACGTTCCACAGCAGGCATGAGCCGCTGGACGCCGCCTGCATCAGAACACATGCAGGCCATGCTGCCGCAGTATGATGAGTGGTCGCTGCTGGGCTGTGGCGGCATGGGCGCTGTTTACAAGGCCAGGCAGGTTTCATTGGACCGCACGGTCGCCATCAAGGTGCTGCCGCCGCAGGTTGCAGAAGACGAGGCGGAATTCGTCGAGCGCTTCAAGAACGAGGCGCGCACGATGGCGAAGCTGAACCACCCGGCCATCGTGGCCGTGCATGATTTCGGCGAGACCAGCGACGGGCTGCTCTACATCGTCATGGAGTTCATCGACGGCACGGACGTGTCAAAGATGATCCAGGCGCAGCGCAAGCTGCCGGTGGACCACGCGCTGGCCATCACGGCGCATGTTTGTGATGCGCTGGCCTATGCGCACGAGCATGGTGTCATCCACCGCGACATCAAGCCCGCCAACATCCTCATCAACATGGAGGGCGCGGTGAAGGTGGCCGACTTCGGCCTGGCCCGCATGCATGATCCAAGCCAGACCAGCGGCCTGACGCAGGGCGGCATGACGATGGGCACGCCGGACTACGTGGCGCCGGAAGCACTGATCACCGGTGTGATGGTGGACGGACGCGCCGACCTCTACGCCGTGGGCGTGATGCTCTACAACATGCTCACCGGCGAGATCCCACGCGGTTTCTTCCAACTGCCGAGCGAAAAAACCAACTGCGACACACGCTTCGACGTCATCGTGCGCAAAGCGATGGAGCAAGATGTGGTGAAGCGCTACCAGACCTCGCGTGAAATCCGGCGTGACCTCGATCAAATCCTCACCGTGCCGGTGGCGAAGGCAAAAACCGCCGCGAAAGCAGCCGGCGGCATGCCGCCACGCCAGCGCCAGCACGTTCTGCCGCCACCACCGCCAAAAAGCACGCCCTGGGGCCTGATCGCCGCCGCCGTGATCGTGCTGGGTGGTGTGGCATTCTTTGTAATGAAGTCCGGCGATTCCAAATCGCCGTCCCAGGAGATCGCGAGGGCAACGCCCAGGCCAGAAATGACAAAAACAGCTCCTGAGCCGAAAAAGCCTGAAGCACCGAAAAGAACGGAGCCAGCGTCGATGCCCGTCGTCGTGCGGACCGATCCCGACGCACCCAAAGGCAGTCCGCTGTCGGAGCTTCCAGTGCTCAGCCATGCGGGGCACCATTATCAGGTGGTTGGGAAAGAAACGAGCCAGGCCGCGGCACAGAAACACGCGGAGAGCCTCGGCGCGCATCTGCTCACGATCACAAGCCAGGCGGAGATGGACTGGCTGGACCAGACGCTGCCGCCTTTCTTGAAACAGGTGCCGCAGTGGATGGCCACCATTGGGGGCAGACGTGAGGGCGGCGTTTGGAAGTGGATCACTGGCGAACCTTTTGAGTACACACGCTGGGACGGCGCGCTGTCAGCGCCCGATGTGGAGCCTGAGAAGAAATTCGCACTCAAGCTCACCGCCAAGAACGGCACAGCGACGCTGGTCTGGGGCAACGGCCACTTCGACGGCAACCGTGCCTTCATCCTCGAATGGGACAGCACACCGAAGACTGTTCCCGCGCCAACACCGCCAACGATGCCGCCCGTCACCGAAAGCGAGGCTGCTAAACGGCTGCGAGAGCTGGAAACCAGCTTCCGCGCGGCGCTGGAGCGCGATGTGTTGAGCAAACACCGCGAGAAGCTGGCTGATTTGAACGGCAAGTATCTCGCCGCACTCGACCGCTCGCTCGCCACTGCCACGGCGGCTTCAGCCTTGCCGGAGGCGCTCGCCTTGCGCGATGAGAAACAGCGCATCGAGACCCAGGGCCCGCTGCCCACCGATGATGCGCCCACGCTGCCCGCTCCTCTGAAAACATTGCGCTCCACTTACCGCACGAGCTTGAAGCCCATCGAGATTGAACAACACAACAACCGGATCACGCTGTTTTTGAAGTATGAGGAGGTGCTGAAGGCCTTGCAGACAGAGTTGACCCAGTCTGGCAAGCTCGATGATGCGAAGCTGGTGAGCGAGCGCATGAGCGACATCGCCCGCGAGCGCACCGCCGGAATCAGCGAGGCCAAAGAACTGCTGCCAGGAGGTGGTGAACTCATGCTGAAGAAATCCGAGCGCTTCACCTCCACGGAGAAATTCACGCCACCTGTGGAGTTCACCATCGTGGCCAAAACGCAGAAGAACGACCTGCGCCTGGCCTACTCCGCGAAGCAGTTGATCTTCAACTGGGAGTTACGCCCTGATGAGCTGCGTCTCGACAGCGATCCCGGCGGAGGCCGACATGCCCTGGGCAAAGGCCGCATTCCGGAGGACACTTTCGTCACGATCCACTGGCGCGTGTATCCCCACATGCAGAGCATCAGCGTCGATGGTGAGCGGCGCTATCTCCACTTTGGCGACTACACGAAGGTGGACCAGCCACTGGAGATTTTCCCGCTGAACTCCATCGTCACGGTGAAATCGGTCAAGACTCGTGTCATCGACATCAAAACACTCGAAGAGCGTGTCTCCAGCGTGCCGGAGATGAGGGAAAGCCTGCTCAACAAGACCGAGTGGGCCGGCAAGCTCACCATCCCCGCCGGTGTTTACCGACCCATCCGCCGCATCGACATCGGCGCTCCCGGCAAGAAAGATCCAAAAGCGCAATACGACGAGCAGCGCTGTGATGTGACGAGCCTGCCCGGCATGCGCATCGAGAACGTGCGCTTCCACATGCGTGAAGGCTCGTGGAAAGTCGCAGGCGGTCACTTTCGTGATGTGAAGATCACCGCCGACCTGGGTGGCAGCTTCGAGGCACGCGACAGTTTGTTTCAAGACTGTGCTTTTTCCAAGGAAGGTGCCTGGTATGTTGCGTGGTTCAGCAGCAAGTGGAACTTCACTAACTGCGTCTTCTCCGGCTCCTTCATGCAGAACTGGAAGCTGGGTGATGTGGGCGTGAAGCTCGACGGCTGCACCTTCCACGGCGTGGATTTGATCCCCATCGGGATCAAGGAGGACGCGGGAACGGAAATGACCAAAGACTGGCTCAGCATCCAGAACTGCCGCTTCATCAACTGTCGCGTGCCGGAGAGCTTTGCGCTCGCCACAAAGAACTGCGTCTTTGAAAAATGCACCTTCGGCGAGCCGGAGGAGAAACTGCCGGTCAAATCACCGCTGAATACCGTCATCTACATCCAGGACTGTGCCAACACACCCAAGGCAGGTCCCGGACGCTCCATTGAGGCGAAACCCGCCACTCAACTGGGCGGCAAGGCCGGTGCCGCGCTGCCCTATGTGTTCACGAACGAGCGACTCGACTTCCAAAGCCCGCCACCTTGA
- the nadB gene encoding L-aspartate oxidase → MIEADFIIVGTGAGGLVAALHASEHGSVVMITKRGALDSNSNWAQGGIACVTAENDSIEKHVSDTLIAGADLCKEQAVRTIVSEGPARIADLVKWGVHFDQRESPGGHLEFDLTREGGHTARRVLHAADATGREITEKLLAAVRAKPNITIHENHYAIDIITTAKLGLVSEDRVLGLYVLDETSGEVHTFRSDRVILATGGCGRVYLYTTNPRVATGDGVAMAWRAGATISNMEFIQFHPTCLYHPQKRSFLITEAMRGEGARLIGKDGEEFMQRYDQRGSLAPRDVVARAIDHEIKRTGGPCVYLDISHKPADFIAHHFPNIQKACVEVGIDITKEPIPVVPAAHYQCGGVLTDVNGATSVRGLCAVGEVGCTGLHGANRLASNSLLECCVTAQRAVAHLLKKIPPGKQAEQSYELRPWQTSGVVENDEIVVIYHNWDEIRRLMWDYVSIVRTNKRLQRAAARLRNLKREVQEFYWNNRVTSEILELRNLVETASLIVECAIRRHESRGLHYTLDYPETDKSRAPQDSTLRRY, encoded by the coding sequence ATGATTGAGGCGGATTTTATCATCGTTGGAACTGGCGCGGGTGGTCTCGTGGCCGCCCTGCACGCCTCGGAGCATGGCAGTGTGGTGATGATCACCAAACGCGGTGCGCTGGACTCGAATTCCAACTGGGCGCAGGGCGGCATCGCCTGCGTCACGGCAGAAAACGATTCGATTGAGAAACACGTCAGCGACACACTCATTGCCGGAGCCGATTTGTGCAAAGAACAGGCCGTGCGCACGATTGTGAGCGAAGGCCCGGCACGCATCGCCGATCTGGTGAAGTGGGGTGTGCATTTTGACCAGCGTGAGTCTCCCGGCGGGCATCTGGAGTTCGATCTCACCAGGGAAGGCGGCCACACCGCCCGTCGTGTGCTCCATGCTGCGGACGCCACGGGGCGTGAGATCACCGAAAAGCTGCTCGCTGCCGTGCGTGCGAAGCCGAACATCACGATCCACGAAAATCATTACGCCATAGACATCATCACGACGGCCAAGCTTGGCCTCGTCTCCGAAGACCGCGTGCTTGGACTGTATGTGCTCGATGAAACCAGCGGAGAGGTGCACACCTTCCGCTCGGATCGCGTGATCCTTGCCACCGGTGGCTGCGGACGTGTGTATTTGTACACGACGAATCCTCGTGTCGCGACGGGCGACGGCGTGGCGATGGCCTGGCGTGCGGGGGCGACCATCTCGAACATGGAGTTCATCCAGTTCCACCCGACCTGTCTCTACCATCCTCAGAAGCGGTCGTTTTTGATCACCGAGGCCATGCGTGGCGAAGGGGCACGCTTGATTGGCAAGGACGGCGAGGAATTCATGCAGCGTTACGATCAGCGGGGTTCGCTGGCTCCGCGTGATGTCGTCGCCCGTGCCATCGATCATGAAATCAAACGCACTGGCGGCCCCTGCGTGTATCTCGACATCAGTCACAAGCCGGCTGACTTCATCGCGCATCATTTTCCGAACATCCAGAAGGCCTGTGTCGAAGTCGGCATCGACATCACCAAGGAGCCGATCCCCGTGGTGCCCGCCGCTCATTACCAGTGCGGTGGTGTGCTCACCGATGTGAACGGAGCCACCAGCGTGCGTGGTTTGTGCGCCGTGGGAGAGGTCGGCTGCACCGGACTGCACGGTGCGAACCGACTGGCCAGCAATTCGCTCCTCGAATGCTGCGTCACCGCGCAGCGGGCTGTGGCGCACCTGCTCAAGAAGATCCCGCCGGGCAAACAGGCGGAGCAGAGTTACGAACTGCGCCCGTGGCAGACCAGCGGCGTGGTGGAGAATGACGAGATCGTCGTCATCTACCACAACTGGGATGAAATCCGCCGGCTGATGTGGGACTACGTTTCCATCGTTCGCACGAACAAGCGTCTCCAGCGTGCCGCCGCCCGCTTGCGGAACCTCAAGCGCGAGGTGCAGGAGTTTTACTGGAACAACCGCGTCACCAGCGAAATTCTCGAACTGCGCAACCTCGTCGAAACCGCCTCCCTCATCGTCGAATGCGCCATTCGCCGTCATGAGAGCCGGGGGCTGCACTACACGCTGGATTATCCTGAGACAGACAAGTCACGCGCGCCGCAGGACTCCACGCTGCGGCGCTATTGA
- a CDS encoding aldo/keto reductase, whose protein sequence is MNLTRTAYGTWSGGKFMHFGEMLDDERYIAMIRSAFEKGVRTFVTADVYGAGRADSMLGEALKGLPRDEYCLVGIVGHDFYTGLRAGSKGYPRFTDAGLHKPEQYGSYLTMAAEESLKRCGVAKFDCLMLHNPDTVGYTSEDVWNGLTALKNKGLTDRLGIAPGPANGFTLDMIDCFERFGDRMDWAMIILNPFEPWPGQHVLPAAKKNGVDILARVVDYGGLFHDDVKPGHKFRDGDHRAFRPAGWVEHGYEKIEKIRPIAEKHGLTMIQLACQWTLANAPVKSVVPTLIQEAGAEARSIESKLDELAALPAGNVLSAEEVETIRQIGDNTGCMALKGASQRHEGQEPRADEWPMRPDLLALASRWDLGTAW, encoded by the coding sequence ATGAACCTGACACGGACGGCCTACGGAACTTGGAGCGGCGGCAAATTCATGCACTTCGGTGAAATGCTCGATGACGAGCGCTATATCGCCATGATTCGCAGCGCCTTCGAGAAAGGTGTGCGCACCTTCGTGACGGCCGACGTTTACGGCGCCGGACGTGCCGATTCGATGCTGGGCGAGGCTTTGAAAGGCCTGCCTCGAGATGAATACTGTCTCGTGGGCATTGTTGGTCATGATTTCTACACCGGACTGCGTGCCGGATCGAAGGGCTACCCGCGCTTCACTGACGCCGGACTGCATAAGCCGGAGCAGTACGGCAGCTATCTCACGATGGCGGCGGAGGAATCGCTGAAACGCTGCGGCGTGGCCAAGTTTGACTGCCTCATGCTGCACAACCCCGACACGGTCGGTTACACCAGCGAAGATGTCTGGAACGGTCTCACCGCACTGAAGAACAAAGGTCTCACGGATCGCCTCGGCATTGCGCCCGGACCGGCCAATGGTTTCACGCTCGACATGATCGACTGCTTCGAGCGTTTCGGCGATCGCATGGACTGGGCGATGATCATTTTGAACCCGTTCGAGCCTTGGCCCGGTCAGCATGTGCTGCCGGCGGCGAAGAAGAACGGCGTCGATATTCTCGCGCGAGTCGTCGATTACGGCGGCTTGTTCCATGATGACGTGAAACCCGGCCACAAGTTCCGCGATGGCGACCACCGTGCTTTCCGGCCGGCGGGCTGGGTTGAACACGGCTACGAGAAGATCGAAAAAATCCGCCCCATCGCCGAAAAGCATGGCCTCACCATGATCCAACTGGCCTGCCAGTGGACTTTGGCCAACGCACCCGTGAAAAGCGTGGTGCCGACCTTGATCCAGGAAGCCGGCGCAGAGGCCCGCAGCATCGAGAGCAAACTCGACGAACTGGCCGCCCTGCCTGCGGGAAACGTGCTCAGCGCCGAGGAAGTCGAAACGATTCGCCAGATCGGTGACAACACCGGCTGCATGGCGCTGAAAGGCGCCAGCCAGCGCCACGAAGGCCAGGAACCGCGTGCGGACGAATGGCCGATGCGTCCCGATCTGCTTGCCCTGGCATCGCGCTGGGATCTTGGCACGGCGTGGTAG
- the murG gene encoding undecaprenyldiphospho-muramoylpentapeptide beta-N-acetylglucosaminyltransferase, whose amino-acid sequence MKQKNSKSVHVLIACGGTGGHLFPGIAVGEVLASRGHDVTLLISEKKIDSLAASGHKELRFEKMPFLAMPKPWSPKMIGFLKGLWQGTKACRKLIRDHKVDVVLGMGGFTSFAPLYAGRKEGCTTLIHESNAIPGKANKLNARYSDIVLCGLDACKQHFPKHEDVRVVGTPIRSSMRKQNSDDPRAFFKLDKDRRTLLVMGGSQGARGVNRAVGQALDQFEKMGIQVLHIAGPTDYEEVRDVYAKVPLLKQHVAAFCHRMDLAYRAADLAIARSGASSMAELAYFGVPSLLVPYPFAAEDHQTRNAEIFDKAGAARLMPEKDLNADTLADAVRSVFNDPRKAGEMKKAAQKLAVKNSAEKIADLLVKEVGR is encoded by the coding sequence GTGAAACAGAAAAATTCGAAGTCCGTCCACGTGCTTATCGCGTGTGGTGGCACCGGGGGGCATTTGTTCCCTGGCATTGCCGTCGGTGAGGTTTTGGCCTCACGCGGTCACGACGTGACCCTGCTCATCAGCGAAAAGAAAATCGACTCCCTGGCCGCTTCCGGGCACAAGGAACTGCGGTTTGAGAAAATGCCGTTTCTCGCCATGCCGAAACCGTGGTCGCCAAAGATGATCGGCTTCCTCAAAGGTCTCTGGCAGGGCACCAAGGCCTGCCGCAAGCTCATCCGCGACCACAAGGTGGATGTTGTGCTCGGAATGGGCGGATTCACCTCGTTTGCGCCGTTGTATGCCGGGCGTAAAGAAGGCTGCACCACACTCATCCACGAAAGCAACGCCATCCCCGGCAAGGCCAACAAGCTTAACGCACGCTACAGCGACATCGTCTTGTGCGGCCTCGACGCCTGCAAACAACACTTCCCCAAGCATGAAGATGTGCGTGTCGTCGGCACACCGATCCGCAGCAGCATGCGCAAACAAAACAGCGACGATCCACGCGCCTTCTTCAAACTCGACAAGGACAGGCGCACGCTGCTCGTCATGGGCGGCAGCCAGGGCGCACGTGGTGTGAATCGAGCTGTGGGCCAGGCACTCGATCAATTTGAGAAAATGGGCATCCAGGTGCTGCACATCGCCGGACCGACCGATTACGAGGAGGTGCGTGATGTTTACGCGAAGGTGCCGCTGCTCAAGCAGCACGTGGCCGCGTTTTGCCACCGCATGGATCTCGCCTACCGTGCCGCTGATCTCGCCATCGCAAGATCAGGCGCCTCATCCATGGCGGAACTCGCTTACTTCGGTGTTCCGAGCCTGCTCGTGCCCTATCCTTTCGCCGCCGAGGATCATCAAACCCGCAACGCGGAGATCTTCGACAAGGCCGGCGCCGCACGCCTGATGCCTGAAAAGGATCTCAACGCCGACACCCTCGCCGATGCCGTGCGCAGCGTCTTCAACGATCCCCGCAAGGCCGGAGAAATGAAGAAAGCGGCGCAAAAGCTCGCGGTGAAGAATTCGGCGGAGAAGATTGCCGATCTGCTGGTCAAAGAGGTGGGGCGGTAA